The Pochonia chlamydosporia 170 chromosome 1, whole genome shotgun sequence genome window below encodes:
- a CDS encoding histone acetylase complex subunit (similar to Metarhizium robertsii ARSEF 23 XP_007818751.1), with protein MGHCRELRARKPPKPARSANNDVSKTTKAANVAKVVKAKAGKGCKSAQAQGQPKIIPPRREYARQTFPLSNVRGCPQTDAAIMAPAPAPVLQQHPPCPGAPPESKRDSIASKIKRLRPVSDHLLQLPKPCHKYLSVQGRILFDNRYAVPPPTVKPPPSKPSTPSTTSSGLASPSTSTSTSTSPSRKRKATQEPEERTPKSQRKITEDTFHSKPMINLPVPDHIQAMLVDDWENITKNNQLVPLPHPKPVTRILEDYLSYERPHREEGSASMDILEEVVAGFREYFEKALSRILLYRFERHQYMDIRKLWDTDSSDYKSVCDVYGAEHLARLIVSLPELLAQTNMDQQSVSRLREEIGKFTVWLGRHCETYFVNEYETPSQEYVDKARSF; from the exons ATGGGCCATTGCAGGGAACTTCGGGCTCGCAAGCCGCCCAAGCCTGCTCGAAGCGCCAACAACGACGTTTCAAAAACAACCAAGGCCGCCAACGTCGCCAAAGTCGTCAAGGCCAAAGCTGGCAAGGGCTGCAAGAGTGCCCAGGCTCAGGGGCAGCCAAAAATTATTCCCCCACGAAGGGAATATGCACGCCAGACATTCCCCCTGTCCAACGTGCGCGGGTGCCCACAAACGGACGCCGCGATTATGGCGCCAGCACCGGCACCAGTGCTTCAACagcatcctccatgtccaggaGCACCTCCAGAGAGCAAACGGGACAGCATTGCGAGTAAAATCAAGCGCCTTCGCCCCGTCTCTGATCATCTCTTGCAACTTCCCAAGCCCTGCCACAAGTATCTGAGTGTCCAGGGCCGGATTTTGTTTGACAACCGCTACGCTGTGCCTCCCCCAACGGTCAAACCGCCGCCATCAAAGCCCAGTACACCCAGTACAACCAGTTCGGGTTTGGCTTCAccctcaacttcaacgtcaacttcaacttcaccTTCACGAAAGAGAAAGGCAACCCAGGAGCCCGAGGAAAGAACTCCCAAATCTCAGAGGAAAATTACT GAGGACACCTTCCACAGCAAACCCATGATCAATCTCCCCGTCCCTGATCACATTCAGGCCATGCTCGTCGACGACTGGGAGAACATCACAAAAAACAACCAGCTTGTCCCTCTCCCGCACCCCAAGCCCGTGACCAGAATCCTCGAGGACTACCTGTCCTACGAGCGGCCCCATCGGGAAGAAGGCTCTGCAAGCATGGACATTTTAGAAGAAGTCGTCGCTGGGTTTCGTGAGTATTTCGAAAAAGCACTCAGCAGAATACTCCTATATCG CTTCGAACGCCACCAGTACATGGACATCCGCAAACTCTGGGACACAGACTCATCCGACTACAAATCCGTCTGCGACGTCTACGGCGCCGAACACCTCGCCCGCCTAATCG TCTCCCTCCCCGAACTCCTGGCCCAAACAAACATGGACCAACAATCCGTCTCGCGCCTGCGCGAAGAAATCGGCAAATTCACAGTCTGGCTCGGCCGCCACTGCGAAACATACTTCGTAAACGAATACGAAACCCCTTCACAGGAATATGTAGACAAAGCACGAAGCTTCTAG
- a CDS encoding ATP-citrate synthase subunit 1 (similar to Aspergillus terreus NIH2624 XP_001211553.1), with protein sequence MAQATSNGANGAKGQLSANDQIQRFAAPSRPLSPLPEHALFNDKTRCFVYGLQPRAVQGMLDFDFICKRKTPSVAGIIYTFGGQFVSKMYWGTSETLLPVYQQVDKAMAKHPDVDVVVNFASSRSVYSSTMELMQNPQIKTIAIIAEGVPERRAREIAHVAKKKGVTIIGPATVGGIKPGSFKIGNTGGMMDNIVASKLYRKGSVGYVSKSGGMSNELNNIISQNTDGVYEGIAIGGDRYPGTTFIDHMLRYQADPECKILVLLGEVGGVEEYKVIEAVKQGIITKPIVAWAIGTCASMFKTEVQFGHAGSFANSQLETAATKNKMMREAGFHVPNTFEDMPSVLKEVYDKLVKQGTIVPQAEPVVPKIPIDYSWAQELGLIRKPAAFISTISDDRGQELLYAGMPISDVFKEDIGIGGVMSLLWFRRRLPDYASKFLEMVLMLTADHGPAVSGAMNTIITTRAGKDLISALVSGLLTIGSRFGGALDGAADEFTRAFDKGLSPREFVDSMRKANKLIPGIGHRVKSRNNPDLRVELVKEYVLAKFPNHKLLDYALAVETVTTSKKDNLILNVDGCIAVCFVDLLRNCGAFSTEEAEDYLQMGVLNGLFVLGRSIGLIAHYLDQKRLRTGLYRHPWDDITYLLPNLREGRPGAEGRVEVQITNAVTIPPHKTMSFFRITLHRSAIGLPERTRGVLAALGLRKRMQTVFHPVEPQFAGMILKVKELVRVQEVEERLSRAEVRRQRTPEQGFYIEKAVPR encoded by the exons ATGGCTCAAGCGACGTCGAACGGTGCCAATGGCGCCAAGGGCCAGCTCTCCGCCAACGACCAGATTCAGCGTTTTGCTGCCCCCAGCCGACCTCTGAGCCCTCTTCCTGAACACGCTCTCTTCAACGACAAGACCCGATGCTTCGTCTACGGTCTCCAGCCCCGTGCTGTTCAGGGCATGCTGGATTTCGACTTCATCTGCAAGCGCAAGACTCCCTCGGTTGCCGGCATCATATACACTTTCGGTGGCCAGTTCGTCAGCAAGATGTACTGGGGCACCAGCGAGACCTTGCTGCCTGTCTACCAGCAGGttgacaaggccatggccaagcacCCTGATGTTGACGTCGTCGTCAACTTTGCTTCTTCCCGAAGTGTCTACAGCTCCACCATGGAGCTCATGCAGAACCCCCAGATTAAGACTATTGCCATCATTGCTGAGGGTGTTCCTGAGCGA CGAGCTCGTGAGATTGCccatgttgccaagaagaagggtgtCACCATCATTGGCCCCGCCACTGTCGGTGGTATCAAGCCTGGCAGCTTCAAGATCGGTAACACTGGTGGTATGATGGACAACATTGTCGCCTCCAAGCTCTACCGCAAGGGTTCAGTCGGTTACGtttccaagtctggtggtatgtCCAACGAGCtgaacaacatcatctctcAAAACACGGATGGTGTCTACGAGGGTATTGCCATTGGTGGTGACAGATACCCCGGAACCACCTTCATCGACCACATGCTCCGATACCAGGCCGACCCCGAGTGCAAGATCCTGGTCTTGCTCGGTGAAgttggtggagttgaagaGTACAAGGTTATCGAGGCCGTCAAGCAGggcatcatcaccaagccCATTGTCGCATGGGCAATCGGCACTTGCGCCAGCATGTTCAAGACCGAGGTCCAGTTTGGTCACGCCGGTTCATTTGCCAACTCTCAGCTCGAGACGGCcgccaccaagaacaagatgaTGCGCGAGGCTGGTTTCCACGTCCCAAACACATTTGAGGACATGCCTTCCGTCCTCAAGGAGGTCTACGacaagctcgtcaagcagGGCACCATTGTTCCCCAGGCTGAGCCTGTTGTTCCCAAGATCCCCATTGACTACTCTTGGGCTCAGGAGCTGGGTCTCATCCGAAAGCCCGctgccttcatctccaccatTTCCGATGACCGTGGCCAGGAGCTTCTTTACGCTGGTATGCCTATTTCCGACGTTTTCAAGGAGGACATTGGCATTGGTGGTGTAATGTCTCTTCTGTGGTTCCGTCGCCGTCTGCCGGACTATGCCTCCAAGTTCTTGGAGATGGTTCTCATGCTTACTGCTGATCACGGTCCCGCCGTCTCTGGTGCCATGAACACCATTATTACTACTCGTGCCGGCAAGGATCTGATCAGTGCTCTTGTCTCTGGTCTGTTGACCATTGGTTCCCGATTTGGTGGTGCCTTGGACGGTGCCGCCGACGAGTTCACCCGTGCCTTTGACAAGGGTCTGAGCCCCAGAGAGTTTGTTGACAGCATGCGCAAGGCCAACAAGCTCATCCCCGGTATTGGCCACAGAGTCAAGTCCCGCAACAACCCTGATTTGCGTGTCGAGCTGGTCAAGGAGTATGTCCTGGCCAAGTTCCCCAACCACAAGCTGCTCGACTACGCTCTTGCTGTTGAGACTGTTACCACTTCCAAGAAGGACAACCTGATTCTCAATGTCGACGGTTGCATTGCCGTCTGCTTTGTTGATCTGCTCCGCAACTGCGGTGCCTTCTCCACCGAGGAGGCCGAAGACTACCTGCAGATGGGTGTTCTCAACGGTcttttcgtccttggccGCAGCATTGGTCTTATTGCCCACTACCTCGACCAGAAGAGACTGCGCACTGGTCTGTACCGTCACCCCTGGGATGACATTACCTACCTGCTGCCCAACCTCCGTGAGGGCCGGCCTGGCGCCGAGGGCAGAGTGGAGGTTCAGAT CACCAATGCGGTAACA ATACCACCACACAAAACAATGTCCTTCTTCCGCATCACGCTGCACCGCTCGGCGATTGGCCTCCCCGAACGAACGAGAGGCGTCCTTGCGGCCTTGGGCCTCCGCAAACGCATGCAGACGGTGTTTCACCCCGTGGAGCCGCAGTTCGCAGGCATGATactcaaggtcaaggagctggTGAGGGTgcaggaggtggaggagcgGTTGAGCAGGGCGGAGgtgaggaggcagaggacGCCGGAGCAGGGGTTTTACATTGAGAAGGCGGTGCCTAGGTGA
- a CDS encoding histone acetylase complex subunit MRG15-2 (similar to Metarhizium acridum CQMa 102 XP_007809965.1), whose amino-acid sequence MAPARQQQTPQFNKDEKVLCFHMDMLYEAKIMDVQPGEKPGDGFRYKVHYKGWKNTWDDWVLADRIRPFDDEHKELAAQLHAQLKSSMQKTSKQPKKNVKGGDSARGSEERGSGAPPGGRGGRRGKDWELEHVSTLFNLLQNMLLFLW is encoded by the coding sequence ATGGCTCCCGCGCGTCAACAACAAACGCCCCAGTTCAACAAGGATGAAAAGGTCCTTTGTTTCCACATGGACATGCTGTACGAGGCCAAGATTATGGACGTACAGCCCGGAGAGAAGCCAGGCGACGGCTTCCGGTACAAAGTTCACTACAAGGGATGGAAAAACACTTGGGACGACTGGGTTCTTGCAGACAGAATCAGGCCATTTGACGATGAACACAAGGAGCTAGCCGCCCAACTCCACGCCCAGCTCAAGAGCAGCATGCAGAAAACCTCCAAACAACCCAAGAAGAATGTTAAGGGTGGCGACTCTGCTAGAGGCAGTGAGGAACGAGGCTCGGGTGCTCCTCCAGGGGGCAGAGGAGGCAGGAGAGGCAAGGACTGGGAATTGGAGCACGTGAGTACTCTTTTTAACCTTTTGCAGAATATGTTACTTTTTCTCTGGTGA
- a CDS encoding guanylate kinase (similar to Metarhizium acridum CQMa 102 XP_007809971.1): MATPPTDRRPIIISGPSGVGKGTLYNRLFAQHPDAFCLSVSHTTRSPRVGETDGVDYHYVTMEAFEDLIAKDGFVEHAKFGGNRYGTSKMTIEEQTKKGRVVLLDIEMEGVKQIKQSSIAARYIFIAPPSIEILESRLRGRGTENEASVQKRLTQAHNELEFSKTPGVHDKIIVNDDLDKAYKELEDYIYQPSDS, translated from the exons ATGGCAACCC CACCCACGGACCGCcgccccatcatcatctccgGCCCCTCTGGCGTCGGCAAAGGAACCCTCTACAACCGCCTCTTCGCTCAACACCCCGACGCATTCTGCCTGTCCGTCTCGCACACCACCCGCTCCCCGCGGGTAGGCGAGACCGACGGCGTAGACTACCACTATGTCACCATGGAAGCGTTCGAGGACCTCATTGCGAAAGACGGATTCGTCGAGCACGCCAAATTCGGGGGCAACCGCTACGGAACCAGCAAGATGACCATCGAGGAGCAGACCAAGAAGGGAAgggtggtgctgctggaTATCGAAATGGAG GGAGTCAAGCAGATCAAGCAGTCTAGCATTGCTGCGCGATACATCTTTATTGCTCCCCCGTCGATCGAGATCCTGGAATCACGGCTCCGTGGCCGTGGGACTGAGAACGAGGCCAGTGTGCAGAAGAGACTGACACAGGCGCATAATGAGCTCGAGTTCTCCAAGACGCCCGGTGTTCATGACAAGATTATTGTCAATGATGATCTTGACAAGGCTTACAAGGAGCTGGAAGACTACATTTACCAGCCATCGGATTCTTGA
- a CDS encoding septin (similar to Neosartorya fischeri NRRL 181 XP_001264882.1): MAAANTIFPKSHVGFDSITSQIEKKLLKRGFQFNVICVGQTGLGKSTLINTIFASHLIDSKGRLQPDEAIRSTTEIQSVSHIIEENGVRLRLNIVDTPGYGDLVNNDRCWDPIVKYIKDQHSAYLRKELTAQRERYIQDTRIHCCLFFIQPSGHSLKPIDIVVLKKLSDVVNVVPVIAKADTLTVEERQAFKERIKEEFAFHNLKMYPYDNEEFDDEERTLNGQIKGLVPFAVVGSEKSIMIDGKQVRGRQNRWGVINVEDENHCEFVYLRNFLLRTHLQDLIETTSQIHYETFRAKQLLALKESSAHGGGASSRPISPAADRELSRSSQRMAMNGY, from the exons ATGGCTGCCGCGAATACCATCTTCCCGAAGAGCCACGTCGGTTTCGACAGCATTACTTCTCAGatcgagaagaagctgttgaaaCGTGGTTTCCAGTTCAACGTTATTTGCGTTG GCCAGACTGGTTTGGGCAAGTCAACCCTGATCAATACCATTTTCGCTTCCCACCTCATCGACTCCAAGGGTCGTCTGCAACCCGATGAAGCCATTCGATCTACCACCGAGATCCAGAGCGTCTCCCACATCATTGAGGAGAACGGTGTCCGATTGAGGCTCAACATTGTTGACACCCCCGGATACGGTGATCTGGTGAATAATGACCGCTGCTGGGACCCCATTGTTAAATATATCAAGGACCAGCATTCGGCGTACTTGCGAAAAGAGCTCACCGCTCAGCGAGAGCGTTACATCCAGGATACTCGCATTCACTGCTGCCTGTTCTTCATCCAGCCCTCCGGTCACTCACTGAAGCCGATTGATATCGTTGTCTTGAAGAAACTGTCCGATGTCGTCAACGTCGTTCctgtcattgccaaggcCGATACCTTGACAGTAGAAGAGCGCCAGGCTTTCAAGGAGCGCATCAAGGAGGAGTTTGCTTTCCACAACCTCAAGATGTACCCTTACGACAACGAGGAGTTCGACGATGAGGAGCGCACCCTGAACGGCCAGATCAAG GGTCTTGTTCCCTTTGCGGTCGTCGGATCCGAGAAGTCCATCATGATCGACGGCAAGCAGGTCCGCGGCCGCCAGAACCGATGGGGCGTCATCAACGTCGAGGACGAGAACCACTGTGAATTTGTCTATCTCCGTAACTTCCTCTTGCGAACGCACCTCCAGGATCTCATTGAGACCACATCCCAGATTCACTACGAAACCTTCCGTGCCAAGCAGTTGTTGGCTCTGAAGGAGAGCAGTGCACATGGTGGCGGCGCTAGCAGCAGACCCATCAGCCCTGCTGCAGACCGAGAGCTGAGCCGCAGCTCCCAACGAATGGCCATGAACGGCTATTAA
- a CDS encoding ATP-citrate-lyase (similar to Coccidioides immitis RS XP_001240070.1): MSAKSIFEADGKAILNYHLTRAPVIKPTPLPPPTKHNPPPRLASLHFPEDANVEDVLNQAEVTYPWLLQPNAKFVAKPDQLIKRRGKSGLLALNKSWPEAKAWVAERAGKEQKVEHTSGVLRQFLVEPFVPHPQDTEYYININSVRDGDWILFTHEGGVDVGDVDAKAEKLLIPVDLTEFPSNEQIAATLLKKVPQGVHNVLVDFISRLYAVYVDCQFTYLEINPLVVIPNEDKTSAAVHFLDLAAKLDQTADFECGVKWAIARSPAALGLTNIAPANGEKVNIDAGPPMEFPAPFGRELTKEEAYIAEMDAKTGASLKLTVLNHNGRIWTLVAGGGASVVYADAIASAGFADELANYGEYSGAPTESQTYHYARTVLDLMLRAPMSDKGKVLFIGGGIANFTNVASTFKGVIRALRDYATQLIEHKVQIWVRRAGPNYQEGLKNMKAATQELGLDAKIFGPEMHVSGIVPLALVPGKWEESKAEEFKG; the protein is encoded by the exons ATGTCCGCCAAGTCGATTTTCGAGGCCGACGGCAAGGCCATCCTCAACTACCACCTCACTCGTGCTCCCGTCATCAAGCCTACCCCTCTGCCCCCGCCAACCAAGCACAATCCTCCTCCCAGACTGGCTTCTCTGCATTTTCCCGAGGATGCCAACGTTGAGGATGTCCTGAACCAGGCCGAGGTCACCTATCCTTGGCTCCTCCAGCCCAATGCCAAGTTCGTTGCAAAGCCCGATCAGCTCATCAAGCGCCGAGGCAAGAGTGGTCTTTTGGCTTTGAACAAATCTTGGCCCGAAGCCAAGGCCTGGGTTGCTGAGCGTGCCGGAAAGGAGCAGAAAGTCGAGCACACCTCTGGTGTCTTGAGACAATTCCTTGTCGAGCCCTTTGTGCCTCACCCTCAGGACACCGAGTATtatatcaacatcaactctGTCCGTGAT GGCGACTGGATCCTCTTCACCCACgagggtggtgttgatgttggcgatgttgatgccaaGGCCGAGAAGCTGTTGATTCCTGTCGACCTTACAGAATTTCCTTCCAATGAGCAGATTGCTGCTACCCTTCTCAAGAAGGTTCCCCAGGGTGTTCACAATGTCCTCGTTGACTTCATCAGCCGTCTGTATGCTGTCTATGTTGACTGCCAGTTCACCTACCTCGAGATCAACCCCTTGGTTGTCATTCCCAACGAGGACAAGACCTCTGCTGCCGTCCACTTCCTggacttggctgccaagCTAGATCAGACCGCCGACTTTGAATGCGGTGTCAAGTGGGCTATTGCTCGTTCTCCCGCTGCTCTTGGTCTCACCAACATTGCCCCCGCCAATGGTGAAAAGGTCAACATTGATGCTGGTCCTCCCATGGAGTTCCCTGCTCCCTTCGGTCGTGAgttgaccaaggaggaggCCTACATTGCTGAGATGGATGCCAAGACTGGTGCCTCTCTGAAGCTTACCGTGCTGAACCACAACGGCCGCATCTGGACTCTGGtcgctggtggtggtgcttccGTAGTTTACGccgatgccattgcctcTGCCGGCTTTGCTGACGAGCTCGCCAACTACGGTGAATACTCTGGTGCTCCCACCGAGTCCCAGACCTACCACTATGCCCGCACAGTCTTGGACCTCATGCTGCGCGCTCCCATGTCggacaagggcaaggtcCTCTTCATTGGAGGCGGTATTGCCAACTTCACCAATGTTGCCAGCACCTTCAAGGGTGTGATTCGCGCTCTGCGAGACTACGCCACCCAGCTCATTGAGCACAAGGTCCAGATCTGGGTCCGTCGTGCTGGTCCCAACTACCAGGAAGGCCTGAAGAACATGAAGGCCGCCACTCAGGAGCTCGGTCTCGATGCCAAGATCTTTGGCCCTGAGATGCACGTCTCCGGCATTGTGCCCCTGGCTCTTGTCCCCGGCAAGTGGGAGGAGAGCAAGGCCGAGGAGTTCAAGGGTTAA
- a CDS encoding glycoside hydrolase family 72 protein (similar to Myceliophthora thermophila ATCC 42464 XP_003667210.1): MRIQSALVALAASLVAAVPPLEIKGNEFYNTKTGDKFQIVGVAYQPGGSAGFTETSPDPLSDPEACLRDAALMQVMGVNAIRVYNLNPNKNHDQCASIFNAAGMYMILDVNSPLVGQALDSGKPWETYYAAYLNHTFAVVEAFANYPNTLLFFSGNEVINDLPSAKFVPQYLRAVTRDLKNYIKNNLKRQIPVGYSAADVRDVLWDTWNYLQCSVDGKSDDKTRADVFALNSYSWCSIKATYESSTFNKLTDGFSKSSIPVFFSEYGCIEPPTRYWNETRAMYSDKMTPVFSGGVVYEWTLEANNYGLVSINGSTLNILGDYNRLKSAWATIDWKSVQSQKAAKKDITPPKCGKSLLTETGFDSNFTAPAPPPGAQKLIDDGISPKPSGKIVKISDYNVKMAVKDTEGKVVTGLKVIPLGDDEFNMAGSNKLDTGKSDPGSGSSGNSTDKGDDKEDSGAALHTPMMLAAVVPLVAMLFV; the protein is encoded by the exons ATGCGT ATTCAATCTGCTCTCGTCGCGCTCGCCGCGTCGCTGGTCGCTGCTGTTCCGCCTCTGGAAATTAAGGGCAACGAATTCTACAATACCAAGACTGGCGACAAATTCCAGATCGTTGGTGTCGCTTATCAACCCGGCGGTAGCGCTGGCTTTACCGAGACCAGCCCTGATCCTCTTAGTGATCCCGAGGCTTGCTTGCGAGATGCTGCCCTCATGCAGGTGATGGGCGTCAACGCCATCCGTGTCTACAACCTGAACCCCAACAAGAACCACGACCAGTGTGCTAGCATCTTCAATGCT GCTGGCATGTACATGATTCTGGATGTCAACTCTCCTCTTGTTGGACAGGCCCTGGACTCTGGCAAGCCTTGGGAGACCTATTACGCTGCATATCTCAACCACACTTTCGCTGTTGTCGAAGCTTTTGCCAACTACCCGAACACGCTACTCTTCTTCTCCGGCAATGAGGTTATCAACGACCTTCCTTCAGCCAAGTTTGTTCCCCAGTATCTTCGCGCCGTTACCCGTGACTTGAAGAACTacatcaagaacaacctCAAGCGACAAATACCTGTTGGCTACTCCGCTGCCGATGTCCGTGACGTTCTTTGGGATACCTGGAACTACCTGCAGTGCAGCGTCGACGGCAAGTCTGACGACAAGACCCGTGCCGACGTGTTTGCCCTGAATTCGTACAGCTGGTGCAGCATCAAGGCGACATACGAAAGCTCCACCTTCAACAAGTTGACCGACGGTTTCTCCAAGTCATCTATCCCCGTCTTTTTCAGCGAATACGGCTGCATCGAGCCCCCTACTCGCTACTGGAACGAGACGCGCGCCATGTACAGCGACAAGATGACCCCCGTCTTCTCAGGCGGTGTCGTCTACGAGTGGACCTTGGAAGCAAACAACTACGGCCTCGTGTCTATCAACGGATCCACCCTCAACATTCTGGGCGATTACAACCGTCTCAAGTCTGCATGGGCCACGATTGACTGGAAGTCGGTCCAGTCCCAAaaggccgccaagaaggacaTCACTCCCCCCAAGTGCGGAAAGTCCCTTCTCACCGAGACTGGCTTCGACTCCAACTTCACAGCTCCTGCCCCACCACCAGGTGCGCAGAAGCTCATCGACGATGGCATCAGCCCCAAGCCCAGCggcaagattgtcaagaTTTCCGACTACAATGTCAAGATGGCTGTCAAGGATACCGAGGGCAAGGTCGTGACAGGCCTAAAGGTCATCCCCTTGGGTGACGACGAATTCAACATGGCAGGTAGCAATAAGTTGGACACTGGCAAATCCGATCccggcagcggcagcagtgGTAACAGCACTGACAAGGGCGACGACAAGGAAGACAGCGGTGCCGCCCTCCACACTCCCATGATGTTGGCTGCTGTGGTGCCTCTCGTGGCCATGTTGTTTGTGTAA